The following proteins are co-located in the Solanum pennellii chromosome 1, SPENNV200 genome:
- the LOC107026112 gene encoding agamous-like MADS-box protein AGL62, which translates to MARRVSKGRQKVEMVKMKNASNLQVTFSKRRAGLFKKASELCTLCGAEIAIVVFSPGDKVFSFGHPNVETLVDRFLGRDLPLPNNDVHNHLIVAHREAGIRELNTKLMNLEGVLHMEKKRGESLQEIRRRANGQWWESPIEELNLFQLQHLKEALENLEQKVEKVAHQQQMLNNIAFPFRTLGSALTPPNCARESSSYGLNVGAPFANRDIGSTSSIVPNH; encoded by the coding sequence ATGGCAAGAAGGGTTAGCAAGGGTCGTCAAAAGGTTGAGATGGTGAAAATGAAGAATGCAAGTAACTTACAAGTTACGTTTTCTAAGCGTCGTGCTGGTTTATTTAAAAAAGCTAGCGAACTTTGTACGTTATGTGGTGCTGAAATTGCCATAGTTGTATTTTCCCCTGGTGATAAAGTTTTCTCCTTTGGTCATCCCAATGTAGAAACGTTGGTAGATAGGTTCCTTGGGAGGGACCTCCCTTTACCAAATAACGATGTCCACAATCATCTAATCGTGGCTCATCGAGAAGCTGGTATTCGTGAGCTCAATACGAAGCTCATGAATCTCGAGGGGGTTCTCCATATGGAGAAAAAACGCGGAGAATCCCTACAAGAAATTAGGAGGAGAGCTAATGGTCAATGGTGGGAATCTCCTATAGAAGAACTTAACTTATTCCAACTTCAACACTTGAAGGAGGCCTTGGAAAATCTAGAGCAAAAGGTTGAAAAAGTGGCACATCAACAACAAATGCTAAATAATATTGCATTCCCATTTCGCACACTTGGAAGTGCTTTGACTCCTCCTAATTGTGCTAGGGAAAGTTCTTCATATGGACTCAATGTTGGTGCACCCTTTGCTAATAGGGATATTGGATCTACTTCTTCCATAGTTCCCAATCACTAG